A single Vigna radiata var. radiata cultivar VC1973A chromosome 8, Vradiata_ver6, whole genome shotgun sequence DNA region contains:
- the LOC106771942 gene encoding MATH domain-containing protein At5g43560 isoform X1 — protein sequence MAGVTSEESGVGKSSEGTFSEQHGQSGEAVAEWRSSEQVENGSPSTSPPYWDTDEDDEGPKPSELFGRYTWKIEKFSQITRRELRSSPFEVGSYKWYILIYPQGCDVCNHLSLFLCVANHDKLLPGWSHFAQFTIAVVNKDPKKSKYSDTLHRFWKKEHDWGWKKFMELSKVYDGFVDASDNLIIKAQVQVIREKADRPFRCLDCQYRRELVRVYLTNVEQICRRFVEERRSKLGKLIEDKARWSSFCTFWREIDQTSRRRMSREKTNVILKVVVKHFFIEKEVTSTLVMDSLYSGLRALEGQTKCKKGRVKLLDAEEMPAPIVRAEKDMFVLVDDVLLLLERAAIEPLPPKDEKGPQNRTKDGNSGEDFNKDSIERDERRLTELGRRTLEIFVLAHIFSNKIEVSYQEAIALKRQEELIREEEAAWLAESEQKAKRGNEREKKSKKKQAKQKRNNRKGKDKVRDERPAVALHDQQQSNAVDEKKHSNMEEVQTLHEKLDSLEVVSDVSDSVERVGEVLQPDSEDRDVSPVNWDTDASEVHPPTEASSNGIGSMSSVQNGMAEKRSSSVMDDSSSTCSTDSLPSVVMNDNHKGNSFSNFDVRKFPSRGKNQVKASCNAGSWTNEMDCQPSGSIADTVDVNESGSRKLGESEPEGAVLSLQDRLKWLDQHVVRKEEATPSLQNKQSIKDRVITERTVNNESLQKEKKTSVPSSSSSPPRNLPVQRELENQTKVIGDPVHVRKTSFGASQPTDKEVSSSSASVSLVTTGPKAEIQKTSPPRLAERSMAQVAMMSRPSSAPLVPGGPRPTAAVVSMVQTAPLLARSVSATGRLGPDPSPATHSYVPQSYRNAMMGNPAVSTAASLPHCSSSSGVNSTPGYSQPQVVSSPLFLSRSSDKLDSNASQSGVPFSMISRDVLQNGPNWIDSSHREASRNLHYEPPSRLNDVQNLELYKPVDSRSLGNVSSEFPACTSRRQNQGGLVDEFPHLDIINDLLDEEHVTGKAAKASSAFHSLNDGPQLLNRQFTFPGDLGTNDDLGSSTSSCRFERSRSYQDARFQQGYSSSGGRHFDMQPDYLPQTASTLSSYGNGKVDGLTPNQWQVAGSDLSYLGMRNTENSYSYYQDYPNMACGVNGYTVFRPSNGP from the exons ATGGCCGGGGTAACGAGTGAGGAATCTGGAGTGGGAAAGTCTTCAGAGGGAACTTTTAGTGAGCAGCATGGTCAATCTGGGGAAGCAGTGGCTGAATGGCGATCTTCCGAGCAGGTGGAGAATGGTAGCCCGTCAACTTCACCTCCTTACTGGGACactgatgaagatgatgaag GACCAAAACCTTCAGAATTGTTTGGAAGATATACATGGAAGATTGAAAAGTTTTCTCAGATTACCAGAAGGGAACTTCGCAGTAGTCCGTTTGAGGTTGGCAGCTACAAGTG gtatattttaatttatccacAAGGTTGTGATGTCTGCAATCATCTCTCTCTGTTTCTTTGTGTTGCTAATCATGACAAACTTCTTCCAG GATGGAGTCATTTTGCACAATTTACAATAGCTGTGGTCAATAAAGATCcaaagaaatcaaaatattctG ATACATTACACCGATTTTGGAAGAAGGAGCATGATTGGGGATGGAAAAAGTTTATGGAGCTCTCAAAAGTGTATGATGGCTTTGTTGACGCGTCTGACAATCTGATAATAAAAGCGCAAGTTCAAGTTAttag GGAGAAAGCTGACAGGCCTTTTCGGTGCCTTGATTGTCAGTATAGGAGAGAACTTGTTAGGGTATATTTGACAAATGTAGAACAAATTTGCCGGCGTTTTGTGGAGGAAAGAAGAAGCAAGCTTGGGAAGTTGATAGAGGATAAAGCTAGGTGGTCAAG CTTCTGTACATTTTGGCGGGAAATTGATCAAACTTCTAGGCGTCGCATGTCAAGGGAAAAGACAAATGTAATTTTGAAAGTAGTTGTGAAACACTTCTTTATAGAAAAAGAAGTAACTTCTACTTTAGTAATGGACTCCTTGTATAGTGGGTTGAGGGCTCTTGAAGGTCAGACTAAGTGCAAGAAAGGAAGGGTAAAATTGTTGGATGCTGAAGAAATGCCAGCGCCAATTGTCCGTGCCGAGAAAGATATGTTTGTACTGGTGGATGATGTTCTACTGCTACTTGAAAGAGCAGCTATTGAACCTTTGCCtccaaaagatgaaaaaggtCCTCAAAATCGAACAAAG GATGGAAACTCTGGCGAGGATTTTAACAAAGATTCTATTGAGCGTGATGAAAGGCGTCTCACTGAATTAGGTCGAAGGACTTTGGAAATATTTGTCCTTGCCCATATATTCAG CAATAAAATTGAGGTTTCCTACCAAGAAGCTATTGCTCTAAAGAGACAAGAAGAGCTCATTCGTGAAGAAGAGGCAGCCTGGCTAGCTGAAAGTGAGCAGAAAGCAAAACGTGGAAATGAGAGGGAAAAGAAGTCAAAGAAAAAACAG GCTAAACAGAAACGGAACAATCGAAAAGGAAAGGATAAAGTTAGAGATGAGAGACCGGCTGTGGCACTACATGACCAACAGCAAAGCAATGCTGTTGATGAGAAAAAGCATTCTAACATGGAGGAAGTACAAACTCTCCATGAAAAGCTTGATTCCCTGGAAGTTGTTTCTGATGTGTCTGATTCTGTAGAAAGGGTCGGTGAAGTACTTCAGCCTGATTCCGAAGACAGAGATGTGAGTCCTGTAAATTGGGATACTGATGCATCGGAAGTTCATCCTCCAACTGAGGCTAGTAGCAATGGTATAGGTAGTATGTCATCTGTACAAAATGGAATGGCTGAGAAAAGAAGCAGTTCAGTAATGGATGACAGTTCTTCAACATGTTCTACTGATTCCTTACCATCAGTGGTGATGAATGACAACCACAAGGGGAACTCCTTTTCAAATTTCGACGTCAGAAAGTTTCCTAGCAG AGGCAAGAACCAAGTAAAAGCATCGTGTAATGCTGGCAGTTGGACAAACGAAATGGATTGTCAGCCATCCGGCTCTATTGCGGATACTGTTGATGTTAATGAATCTGGAAGTCGTAAGTTAGGTGAATCTGAGCCTGAGGGTGCTGTTCTCTCTTTGCAGGATCGATTAAAGTGGCTTGATCAACATGTTGTCAGAAAG GAAGAGGCTACACCTTCGCTACAAAATAAACAAAGCATCAAAGACCGAGTTATCACAGAAAGAACTGTTAACAATGAAAGCCtacaaaaagagaagaaaacatcAGTTCCATCCTCATCCAGTAGTCCTCCACGAAACTTACCTGTTCAAAGGGAGTTAGAAAACCAAACTAAAGTTATTGGAGATCCCGTTCATGTCAGGAAAACATCTTTTGGTGCCTCACAACCAACTGATAAAGAAGTCTCTTCATCTTCAGCTTCTGTATCGCTAGTAACAACTGGTCCAAAGGCAGAGATCCAGAAAACTTCACCGCCAAGATTAGCCGAAAGGTCCATGGCACAAGTGGCTATGATGTCAAGGCCTTCTAGTGCTCCACTAGTTCCCGGAGGTCCCAGGCCCACAGCAGCGGTTGTCTCCATGGTTCAAACTGCTCCACTACTTGCACGCTCTGTGAGTGCAACTGGTAGGTTGGGTCCTGATCCCTCGCCTGCTACTCATAGTTATGTTCCCCAGTCTTACAGAAATGCCATGATGGGGAATCCTGCAGTCTCAACTGCTGCCAGTCTCCCTCATTGCAGCTCTAGTTCAGGAGTAAACTCGACCCCTGGCTATTCACAACCACAAGTGGTTTCATCTCCACTATTTTTATCCCGGAGCTCTGACAAACTGGATTCAAATGCTTCCCAATCTGGTGTTCCCTTTAGTATGATTAGTCGAGATGTTTTACAGAACGGACCAAATTGGATTGATAGTTCTCATAGGGAAGCCAGCAGAAACTTACACTATGAACCACCTTCTCGACTTAATGATGTTCAAAACCTAGAATTGTACAAGCCAGTAGACAGTAGATCGTTGGGCAATGTATCGAGTGAGTTCCCTGCTTGCACATCCAGGCGTCAGAACCAAGGCGGTTTGGTGGATGAGTTCCCACACCTTGATATCATAAATGATCTTCTTGATGAGGAGCATGTTACCGGGAAGGCAGCCAAGGCAAGTTCAGCCTTCCACTCCCTCAATGATGGACCACAGTTGTTAAATCGTCAGTTCACTTTTCCTGGAGACTTGGGTACAAATGATGATTTGGGATCATCCACCAGTTCTTGTAGGTTTGAGAGATCAAGAAGTTACCAAGATGCCAGGTTTCAACAAGGGTACAGCTCATCCGGTGGCCGGCATTTCGATATGCAGCCAGATTATCTTCCCCAGACGGCAAGTACACTTTCATCATATGGAAATGGCAAGGTAGATGGGCTGACTCCAAACCAATGGCAGGTTGCTGGTTCTGATCTATCTTATCTAGGCATGAGAAACACAGAGAATAGTTACTCATACTATCAAGATTACCCAAACATGGCATGCGGTGTAAATGGTTATACTGTATTCAGGCCTTCAAATGGTCCTTAG
- the LOC106771942 gene encoding MATH domain-containing protein At5g43560 isoform X2, which yields MASFTHSVKFIMNLYILIYPQGCDVCNHLSLFLCVANHDKLLPGWSHFAQFTIAVVNKDPKKSKYSDTLHRFWKKEHDWGWKKFMELSKVYDGFVDASDNLIIKAQVQVIREKADRPFRCLDCQYRRELVRVYLTNVEQICRRFVEERRSKLGKLIEDKARWSSFCTFWREIDQTSRRRMSREKTNVILKVVVKHFFIEKEVTSTLVMDSLYSGLRALEGQTKCKKGRVKLLDAEEMPAPIVRAEKDMFVLVDDVLLLLERAAIEPLPPKDEKGPQNRTKDGNSGEDFNKDSIERDERRLTELGRRTLEIFVLAHIFSNKIEVSYQEAIALKRQEELIREEEAAWLAESEQKAKRGNEREKKSKKKQAKQKRNNRKGKDKVRDERPAVALHDQQQSNAVDEKKHSNMEEVQTLHEKLDSLEVVSDVSDSVERVGEVLQPDSEDRDVSPVNWDTDASEVHPPTEASSNGIGSMSSVQNGMAEKRSSSVMDDSSSTCSTDSLPSVVMNDNHKGNSFSNFDVRKFPSRGKNQVKASCNAGSWTNEMDCQPSGSIADTVDVNESGSRKLGESEPEGAVLSLQDRLKWLDQHVVRKEEATPSLQNKQSIKDRVITERTVNNESLQKEKKTSVPSSSSSPPRNLPVQRELENQTKVIGDPVHVRKTSFGASQPTDKEVSSSSASVSLVTTGPKAEIQKTSPPRLAERSMAQVAMMSRPSSAPLVPGGPRPTAAVVSMVQTAPLLARSVSATGRLGPDPSPATHSYVPQSYRNAMMGNPAVSTAASLPHCSSSSGVNSTPGYSQPQVVSSPLFLSRSSDKLDSNASQSGVPFSMISRDVLQNGPNWIDSSHREASRNLHYEPPSRLNDVQNLELYKPVDSRSLGNVSSEFPACTSRRQNQGGLVDEFPHLDIINDLLDEEHVTGKAAKASSAFHSLNDGPQLLNRQFTFPGDLGTNDDLGSSTSSCRFERSRSYQDARFQQGYSSSGGRHFDMQPDYLPQTASTLSSYGNGKVDGLTPNQWQVAGSDLSYLGMRNTENSYSYYQDYPNMACGVNGYTVFRPSNGP from the exons ATGGCTTCATTCACTCATAGTGTCAAGTTTATTATGAACTT gtatattttaatttatccacAAGGTTGTGATGTCTGCAATCATCTCTCTCTGTTTCTTTGTGTTGCTAATCATGACAAACTTCTTCCAG GATGGAGTCATTTTGCACAATTTACAATAGCTGTGGTCAATAAAGATCcaaagaaatcaaaatattctG ATACATTACACCGATTTTGGAAGAAGGAGCATGATTGGGGATGGAAAAAGTTTATGGAGCTCTCAAAAGTGTATGATGGCTTTGTTGACGCGTCTGACAATCTGATAATAAAAGCGCAAGTTCAAGTTAttag GGAGAAAGCTGACAGGCCTTTTCGGTGCCTTGATTGTCAGTATAGGAGAGAACTTGTTAGGGTATATTTGACAAATGTAGAACAAATTTGCCGGCGTTTTGTGGAGGAAAGAAGAAGCAAGCTTGGGAAGTTGATAGAGGATAAAGCTAGGTGGTCAAG CTTCTGTACATTTTGGCGGGAAATTGATCAAACTTCTAGGCGTCGCATGTCAAGGGAAAAGACAAATGTAATTTTGAAAGTAGTTGTGAAACACTTCTTTATAGAAAAAGAAGTAACTTCTACTTTAGTAATGGACTCCTTGTATAGTGGGTTGAGGGCTCTTGAAGGTCAGACTAAGTGCAAGAAAGGAAGGGTAAAATTGTTGGATGCTGAAGAAATGCCAGCGCCAATTGTCCGTGCCGAGAAAGATATGTTTGTACTGGTGGATGATGTTCTACTGCTACTTGAAAGAGCAGCTATTGAACCTTTGCCtccaaaagatgaaaaaggtCCTCAAAATCGAACAAAG GATGGAAACTCTGGCGAGGATTTTAACAAAGATTCTATTGAGCGTGATGAAAGGCGTCTCACTGAATTAGGTCGAAGGACTTTGGAAATATTTGTCCTTGCCCATATATTCAG CAATAAAATTGAGGTTTCCTACCAAGAAGCTATTGCTCTAAAGAGACAAGAAGAGCTCATTCGTGAAGAAGAGGCAGCCTGGCTAGCTGAAAGTGAGCAGAAAGCAAAACGTGGAAATGAGAGGGAAAAGAAGTCAAAGAAAAAACAG GCTAAACAGAAACGGAACAATCGAAAAGGAAAGGATAAAGTTAGAGATGAGAGACCGGCTGTGGCACTACATGACCAACAGCAAAGCAATGCTGTTGATGAGAAAAAGCATTCTAACATGGAGGAAGTACAAACTCTCCATGAAAAGCTTGATTCCCTGGAAGTTGTTTCTGATGTGTCTGATTCTGTAGAAAGGGTCGGTGAAGTACTTCAGCCTGATTCCGAAGACAGAGATGTGAGTCCTGTAAATTGGGATACTGATGCATCGGAAGTTCATCCTCCAACTGAGGCTAGTAGCAATGGTATAGGTAGTATGTCATCTGTACAAAATGGAATGGCTGAGAAAAGAAGCAGTTCAGTAATGGATGACAGTTCTTCAACATGTTCTACTGATTCCTTACCATCAGTGGTGATGAATGACAACCACAAGGGGAACTCCTTTTCAAATTTCGACGTCAGAAAGTTTCCTAGCAG AGGCAAGAACCAAGTAAAAGCATCGTGTAATGCTGGCAGTTGGACAAACGAAATGGATTGTCAGCCATCCGGCTCTATTGCGGATACTGTTGATGTTAATGAATCTGGAAGTCGTAAGTTAGGTGAATCTGAGCCTGAGGGTGCTGTTCTCTCTTTGCAGGATCGATTAAAGTGGCTTGATCAACATGTTGTCAGAAAG GAAGAGGCTACACCTTCGCTACAAAATAAACAAAGCATCAAAGACCGAGTTATCACAGAAAGAACTGTTAACAATGAAAGCCtacaaaaagagaagaaaacatcAGTTCCATCCTCATCCAGTAGTCCTCCACGAAACTTACCTGTTCAAAGGGAGTTAGAAAACCAAACTAAAGTTATTGGAGATCCCGTTCATGTCAGGAAAACATCTTTTGGTGCCTCACAACCAACTGATAAAGAAGTCTCTTCATCTTCAGCTTCTGTATCGCTAGTAACAACTGGTCCAAAGGCAGAGATCCAGAAAACTTCACCGCCAAGATTAGCCGAAAGGTCCATGGCACAAGTGGCTATGATGTCAAGGCCTTCTAGTGCTCCACTAGTTCCCGGAGGTCCCAGGCCCACAGCAGCGGTTGTCTCCATGGTTCAAACTGCTCCACTACTTGCACGCTCTGTGAGTGCAACTGGTAGGTTGGGTCCTGATCCCTCGCCTGCTACTCATAGTTATGTTCCCCAGTCTTACAGAAATGCCATGATGGGGAATCCTGCAGTCTCAACTGCTGCCAGTCTCCCTCATTGCAGCTCTAGTTCAGGAGTAAACTCGACCCCTGGCTATTCACAACCACAAGTGGTTTCATCTCCACTATTTTTATCCCGGAGCTCTGACAAACTGGATTCAAATGCTTCCCAATCTGGTGTTCCCTTTAGTATGATTAGTCGAGATGTTTTACAGAACGGACCAAATTGGATTGATAGTTCTCATAGGGAAGCCAGCAGAAACTTACACTATGAACCACCTTCTCGACTTAATGATGTTCAAAACCTAGAATTGTACAAGCCAGTAGACAGTAGATCGTTGGGCAATGTATCGAGTGAGTTCCCTGCTTGCACATCCAGGCGTCAGAACCAAGGCGGTTTGGTGGATGAGTTCCCACACCTTGATATCATAAATGATCTTCTTGATGAGGAGCATGTTACCGGGAAGGCAGCCAAGGCAAGTTCAGCCTTCCACTCCCTCAATGATGGACCACAGTTGTTAAATCGTCAGTTCACTTTTCCTGGAGACTTGGGTACAAATGATGATTTGGGATCATCCACCAGTTCTTGTAGGTTTGAGAGATCAAGAAGTTACCAAGATGCCAGGTTTCAACAAGGGTACAGCTCATCCGGTGGCCGGCATTTCGATATGCAGCCAGATTATCTTCCCCAGACGGCAAGTACACTTTCATCATATGGAAATGGCAAGGTAGATGGGCTGACTCCAAACCAATGGCAGGTTGCTGGTTCTGATCTATCTTATCTAGGCATGAGAAACACAGAGAATAGTTACTCATACTATCAAGATTACCCAAACATGGCATGCGGTGTAAATGGTTATACTGTATTCAGGCCTTCAAATGGTCCTTAG
- the LOC106771942 gene encoding MATH domain-containing protein At5g43560 isoform X3, with translation MAGVTSEESGVGKSSEGTFSEQHGQSGEAVAEWRSSEQVENGSPSTSPPYWDTDEDDEGPKPSELFGRYTWKIEKFSQITRRELRSSPFEVGSYKWYILIYPQGCDVCNHLSLFLCVANHDKLLPGWSHFAQFTIAVVNKDPKKSKYSDTLHRFWKKEHDWGWKKFMELSKVYDGFVDASDNLIIKAQVQVIREKADRPFRCLDCQYRRELVRVYLTNVEQICRRFVEERRSKLGKLIEDKARWSSFCTFWREIDQTSRRRMSREKTNVILKVVVKHFFIEKEVTSTLVMDSLYSGLRALEGQTKCKKGRVKLLDAEEMPAPIVRAEKDMFVLVDDVLLLLERAAIEPLPPKDEKGPQNRTKDGNSGEDFNKDSIERDERRLTELGRRTLEIFVLAHIFSNKIEVSYQEAIALKRQEELIREEEAAWLAESEQKAKRGNEREKKSKKKQVA, from the exons ATGGCCGGGGTAACGAGTGAGGAATCTGGAGTGGGAAAGTCTTCAGAGGGAACTTTTAGTGAGCAGCATGGTCAATCTGGGGAAGCAGTGGCTGAATGGCGATCTTCCGAGCAGGTGGAGAATGGTAGCCCGTCAACTTCACCTCCTTACTGGGACactgatgaagatgatgaag GACCAAAACCTTCAGAATTGTTTGGAAGATATACATGGAAGATTGAAAAGTTTTCTCAGATTACCAGAAGGGAACTTCGCAGTAGTCCGTTTGAGGTTGGCAGCTACAAGTG gtatattttaatttatccacAAGGTTGTGATGTCTGCAATCATCTCTCTCTGTTTCTTTGTGTTGCTAATCATGACAAACTTCTTCCAG GATGGAGTCATTTTGCACAATTTACAATAGCTGTGGTCAATAAAGATCcaaagaaatcaaaatattctG ATACATTACACCGATTTTGGAAGAAGGAGCATGATTGGGGATGGAAAAAGTTTATGGAGCTCTCAAAAGTGTATGATGGCTTTGTTGACGCGTCTGACAATCTGATAATAAAAGCGCAAGTTCAAGTTAttag GGAGAAAGCTGACAGGCCTTTTCGGTGCCTTGATTGTCAGTATAGGAGAGAACTTGTTAGGGTATATTTGACAAATGTAGAACAAATTTGCCGGCGTTTTGTGGAGGAAAGAAGAAGCAAGCTTGGGAAGTTGATAGAGGATAAAGCTAGGTGGTCAAG CTTCTGTACATTTTGGCGGGAAATTGATCAAACTTCTAGGCGTCGCATGTCAAGGGAAAAGACAAATGTAATTTTGAAAGTAGTTGTGAAACACTTCTTTATAGAAAAAGAAGTAACTTCTACTTTAGTAATGGACTCCTTGTATAGTGGGTTGAGGGCTCTTGAAGGTCAGACTAAGTGCAAGAAAGGAAGGGTAAAATTGTTGGATGCTGAAGAAATGCCAGCGCCAATTGTCCGTGCCGAGAAAGATATGTTTGTACTGGTGGATGATGTTCTACTGCTACTTGAAAGAGCAGCTATTGAACCTTTGCCtccaaaagatgaaaaaggtCCTCAAAATCGAACAAAG GATGGAAACTCTGGCGAGGATTTTAACAAAGATTCTATTGAGCGTGATGAAAGGCGTCTCACTGAATTAGGTCGAAGGACTTTGGAAATATTTGTCCTTGCCCATATATTCAG CAATAAAATTGAGGTTTCCTACCAAGAAGCTATTGCTCTAAAGAGACAAGAAGAGCTCATTCGTGAAGAAGAGGCAGCCTGGCTAGCTGAAAGTGAGCAGAAAGCAAAACGTGGAAATGAGAGGGAAAAGAAGTCAAAGAAAAAACAG GTAGCATGA
- the LOC106770018 gene encoding uncharacterized protein LOC106770018 yields the protein MGLQSRRDSYSGPLLSTAQHRKDYSYSCCHRCHHSNPDQRAFEYAGKDETNDLILPFQKLERLNQDDIRECAYEIFFTACRSSPGFGSRQVHSFYLNNQENEVKSPNVVMSPTSKVKRALGLKMLKRSPSRRMVSGGSGGPSSPIAGGSPFHNNTPPRPRRPMTSAEIMRQQMRVTEHNDNRLRKTITRTLVGQAGRRAETIILPLELLRHLKPSEFSDSIEYHIWQKRQLRVLEAGLLTHPSIPIEKATTFAMRLRDIIRSGESRPIDTGKNSDTLRTLSNSVVSLAWRSSNGTPTDICHWADGFPLNVHLYTCLLQAIFDNRDDTLVLDEVDELLELIKKTWSILGITRPIHNVCFTWVLFQQYVVTGQIEPDLLCATNAMLSEVAIDAKREKDSLYVKFLTSVLSTILGWAEKRLVNYHEYFQRGNIGQIENILPVVLSVSQILGEDLSIFDDGEGGKKGDITIVDSSGDRVDYYIRSTIKHAFEKVIDAVNAKAIELEIKGDFREILLHLAQETEELAIKERVNFTPMLQKWHPAAGAVAAMMLHSCYGHVLRQYLGEVTSLTRETVEVLQRAEKVEKVLLQMVVDECGEDNAKTVMREMAPYEVDSIIMNLLRKWINESLSSGRDCLQRAKETETWNPKSKSEPYAPSVAELVNCAKTVVEQFFKIPMGITEDVVQELADGLEGLFQDYVMFVAACGTKQSYIPSLPPLTRCNRDSKFIKLLKKATPCGANYSEIDHISEGHHPRPSTSRGTQRLYVRLNTLHYLLSHINTIEKSLSHTPGVIPSPNRKRSGPYFEITNSSIPAACQHVSEVAAYRLIFLDSNSAFYGGLYLGDVANARIQPALRILKQNITLMTALVTDRAQALAMRELMKASFDAFLMVLLAGGSSRVFNRSDNVMIQEDFESLNRVFCTCGEGLIAENLVEREAAAVRGVIALMGQNTEQLMDDFSIATCETSGIGVMGTGHKLPMPPTTGRWNRSDPNTILRVLCHRNDRSANIFLKRTFQLAKRR from the exons ATGGGCCTGCAAAGCCGCCGGGATTCATATTCAGGCCCCTTGCTTTCTACGGCACAGCATAGGAAAGATTACAGTTACAGCTGTTGTCACCGATGTCACCATAGTAATCCTGACCAACGTGCTTTCGAATATGCCGGTAAAGACGAGACCAATGATTTGATCTTGCCTTTCCAGAAACTCGAAAGACTCAATCAGGATGACATAAGGGAATGtgcttatgaaatttttttcaccGCCTGCCGATCCTCACCGGGATTTGGGAGCCGGCAAGTGCATTCGTTCTACTTGAATAACCAGGAGAACGAGGTGAAGTCACCCAATGTGGTGATGTCGCCAACAAGCAAGGTAAAGCGGGCCCTAGGGCTGAAGATGTTGAAAAGGTCACCTTCAAGGAGAATGGTGTCTGGTGGTAGCGGCGGGCCATCCTCACCGATAGCTGGAGGCAGCCCTTTTCATAACAACACGCCACCGAGGCCGCGGCGGCCCATGACTTCTGCAGAGATCATGAGACAGCAGATGAGAGTGACTGAGCACAACGATAATCGACTGAGGAAAACCATCACGAGGACCCTTGTTGGCCAA GCAGGAAGAAGAGCAGAAACTATCATTCTCCCCTTAGAACTTCTGAGGCACTTAAAACCCTCTGAATTTAGTGATTCCATTGAGTATCACATTTGGCAAAAGAGGCAACTCAGAGTCCTTGAAGCCGGGCTTCTCACACACCCTTCAATCCCTATAGAAAAAGCCACCACTTTTGCCATGCGCCTTAGGGACATCATTCGGAGTGGTGAGTCCAGACCTATAGACACTGGCAAAAACTCTGACACTCTGAGAACCCTTTCCAACTCAGTAGTTTCATTGGCATGGAGAAGCTCCAATGGTACTCCGACTGATATTTGCCACTGGGCTGATGGATTCCCTTTGAACGTTCACTTGTACACTTGTCTTCTTCAAGCCATTTTTGACAATAGGGATGACACATTAGTCcttgatgaggttgatgagCTCCTTGAACTGATAAAGAAGACATGGTCCATCTTGGGGATCACTAGGCCTATTCATAATGTGTGCTTCACTTGGGTGTTGTTTCAACAGTATGTGGTAACTGGGCAGATAGAACCTGATCTTCTTTGTGCCACTAATGCCATGTTGTCTGAGGTGGCCATTGATGCTAAGAGGGAAAAGGACTCACTCTATGTAAAGTTCTTGACATCAGTGCTGAGTACAATCCTGGGTTGGGCTGAGAAGAGACTGGTTAATTATCATGAGTATTTCCAGAGAGGAAATATTGGCCAAATTGAAAACATTCTTCCTGTAGTGTTGTCAGTCTCACAGATTCTAGGAGAAGATCTCTCAATATTTGATGATGGTGAAGGGGGAAAGAAGGGTGATATAACCATAGTGGATTCATCTGGGGATAGGGTTGACTATTACATTAGATCTACCATAAAACATGCATTTGAAAAG GTAATCGATGCAGTGAATGCCAAGGCTATTGAATTGGAAATAAAGGGAGATTTCAGGgaaattcttcttcatctagcTCAGGAGACAGAGGAATTGGCAATAAAGGAAAGAGTGAATTTTACTCCAATGCTACAGAAATGGCACCCAGCAGCAGGAGCAGTGGCAGCAATGATGTTGCACAGCTGCTATGGGCATGTGCTGAGGCAATATTTAGGTGAGGTGACCTCGCTGACTCGTGAGACCGTGGAGGTGTTGCAAAGGGCTGAAAAGGTAGAAAAGGTTTTGCTCCAAATGGTGGTTGACGAATGTGGTGAGGATAATGCTAAAACAGTGATGAGAGAGATGGCCCCGTATGAAGTTGATTCAATCATAATGAACCTCTTAAGAAAATGGATAAACGAATCATTGAGCAGTGGAAGAGACTGTTTGCAAAGAGCAAAAGAAACCGAA ACATGGAATCCAAAGTCCAAATCAGAGCCATATGCACCATCAGTCGCAGAACTGGTTAACTGTGCCAAGACAGTTGTAGAACAATTCTTTAAAATTCCAATGGGAATAACTGAAGATGTAGTTCAAGAACTTGCAGATGGATTGGAAGGCCTCTTCCAGGACTACGTGATGTTTGTTGCAGCATGTG GTACAAAGCAGAGTTATATTCCTTCACTTCCTCCTTTGACAAGATGCAACAGAGACTCAAAGTTCATCAAGTTGTTGAAGAAAGCTACCCCTTGTGGTGCCAATTATTCAGAGATAGATCACATAAGTGAAGGTCATCATCCAAGGCCATCAACCAGCCGTGGCACACAACGCCTCTATGTTCGTCTCAATACCTTACACTACCTCCTCTCTCACATCAACACCATTGAGAAATCACTCTCTCATACTCCTGGGGTAATCCCTTCACCAAACCGCAAACGCAGTGGTCCCTATTTTGAAATAACCAATTCCTCCATCCCAGCAGCATGTCAACATGTCTCAGAAGTTGCAGCATACCGCCTCATATTCCTAGACTCCAATTCAGCCTTCTATGGAGGCCTATATCTGGGTGATGTTGCCAATGCGCGCATTCAACCAGCACTGAGGATTCTCAAGCAAAACATCACATTGATGACAGCACTTGTCACAGATAGAGCTCAAGCACTTGCAATGAGAGAATTGATGAAGGCCTCCTTTGATGCATTCCTCATGGTTTTGCTTGCAGGTGGAAGCTCAAGGGTGTTTAACAGGTCTGATAATGTGATGATCCAAGAGGACTTTGAGAGCTTGAACCGGGTTTTCTGCACTTGCGGAGAGGGACTGATAGCAGAAAATTTGGTGGAGAGAGAGGCTGCAGCTGTGCGGGGTGTCATTGCATTGATGGGGCAAAACACCGAACAGCTGATGGATGATTTCAGCATTGCCACATGTGAAACAAGTGGGATTGGAGTGATGGGAACTGGGCACAAATTGCCTATGCCACCAACCACAGGAAGGTGGAATAGGTCAGATCCAAACACAATATTGAGGGTGTTGTGTCATAGAAATGACAGATCTGCAAATATTTTCTTGAAGAGGACATTCCAGTTAGCAAAGAGAAGGTGA